The following are encoded together in the Xanthobacter autotrophicus Py2 genome:
- a CDS encoding transcriptional regulator, XRE family (PFAM: helix-turn-helix domain protein~KEGG: bra:BRADO0046 conserved hypothetical protein; putative transcriptional regulatory protein HTH type), giving the protein MAKKAPNPIDKHVGSRVRMRRMMVSMSQEKLGEHLGITFQQIQKYEKGTNRIGASRLQQISTVLGVPVAFFFEGAPTVGPEGEGFSEDQSPAYVSDFLATSDGLTLTRNFMRITDPKVRRRIVELVIAIAGEAETPT; this is encoded by the coding sequence ATGGCCAAGAAGGCGCCGAACCCTATTGACAAGCACGTCGGCTCGCGCGTCCGCATGCGGCGGATGATGGTCAGCATGAGCCAAGAGAAGCTCGGCGAGCATCTCGGGATTACCTTTCAACAAATCCAAAAATATGAAAAGGGCACAAATCGCATAGGAGCGAGCCGGCTCCAGCAGATCTCGACCGTGCTCGGCGTACCGGTGGCGTTCTTCTTCGAAGGCGCTCCGACGGTCGGGCCCGAGGGAGAGGGCTTCTCCGAAGACCAGTCGCCCGCCTACGTCTCCGACTTCCTCGCGACCTCGGACGGGCTGACGCTCACCCGCAACTTCATGCGTATCACCGACCCGAAGGTTCGCCGTCGGATCGTGGAACTGGTTATCGCCATCGCCGGAGAAGCTGAGACGCCGACCTGA
- a CDS encoding apolipoprotein N-acyltransferase (TIGRFAM: apolipoprotein N-acyltransferase~PFAM: Nitrilase/cyanide hydratase and apolipoprotein N-acyltransferase~KEGG: rpa:RPA0444 putative apolipoprotein N-acyltransferase) — protein MLPPSSPTARLRGRLLALRFLSGWRRRGVAFVAGAIGALAMPPFGLWPVLVLSFGVLVLLIDGCRGGLKRRLWSAAGVGWWFGFGYFLASLWWIGDAFLVEADVFGWLLPFAVLAMPTGLALFPAIGAVLARLLWSKGGLRLFALAFGLTVSEWLRGHVLTGFPWNTFGYAFAQSDLLMQSAALVGIWGLTFFAVLLLSSPVLLLVPDRRNLAAVACAALLLAGAAGWGGWRLAATPLEVVPGVHLRVMQPNLPQDKKFAYDRRREILADYLALSARPSPTYPAGLPDVTLLIWPESAFPFIYEREPWAAEDIAATLPPNVTLVTGAVRIDLPPPGQHSPFFNAIRVIDAKGHVLRNTDKVHLVPFGEYLPFQSFLESIGIEQLTRVRGGFASGSAFSGLEVPGAGLAAPLVCYEVIFSGKVIPGGPRPTWLLNLTNDAWFGTTPGPYQHFVQARLRAIEEGLPLVRAANTGISAIIDPMGRIVAGSRLGESSLVDGPLPKPLETVPLAARFNLALLAGLLMGSMLLAIAPSSRWITRKG, from the coding sequence GTGCTCCCACCCTCCTCCCCGACCGCGCGGCTGCGCGGGCGCCTGCTGGCGCTGCGCTTCCTCTCCGGCTGGCGCCGGCGCGGCGTCGCCTTCGTTGCCGGCGCCATCGGCGCCCTGGCCATGCCGCCGTTCGGCCTGTGGCCGGTTCTGGTGCTGAGCTTCGGCGTGCTGGTTCTGCTGATCGACGGTTGCAGGGGTGGGCTGAAACGCCGCCTGTGGAGCGCGGCGGGCGTCGGCTGGTGGTTCGGCTTCGGCTATTTCCTCGCCTCCCTGTGGTGGATCGGCGACGCCTTCCTGGTGGAGGCGGACGTGTTCGGCTGGCTGCTGCCCTTCGCGGTGCTGGCCATGCCCACGGGGCTCGCCCTGTTCCCTGCGATCGGCGCGGTGTTGGCGCGCCTCCTGTGGTCGAAGGGCGGCTTGCGCCTGTTCGCCCTCGCCTTCGGCCTCACCGTGTCGGAATGGCTGCGCGGCCATGTGCTGACCGGCTTTCCCTGGAACACCTTCGGCTATGCCTTCGCGCAGTCCGACCTGCTGATGCAGAGCGCCGCGCTGGTGGGCATCTGGGGCCTCACCTTCTTCGCCGTGCTGCTGCTGTCGAGCCCGGTGCTGCTCCTGGTGCCGGACCGGCGCAACCTGGCCGCCGTCGCCTGTGCGGCACTGCTGCTGGCCGGCGCGGCGGGCTGGGGCGGCTGGCGGCTGGCGGCAACGCCGCTTGAGGTGGTTCCGGGCGTCCACCTGCGGGTGATGCAGCCCAACCTGCCGCAGGACAAGAAATTCGCCTATGACCGCCGGCGCGAGATCCTCGCCGACTATCTCGCCCTGAGCGCTCGCCCGAGCCCCACCTACCCGGCGGGCCTCCCCGACGTGACGCTGCTCATCTGGCCCGAATCAGCCTTCCCCTTCATCTACGAGCGCGAGCCCTGGGCGGCGGAGGACATCGCCGCCACCCTGCCGCCCAACGTGACGCTGGTGACCGGAGCGGTGCGCATCGACCTGCCCCCGCCGGGCCAGCATTCGCCGTTCTTCAATGCGATCCGCGTCATCGACGCGAAGGGCCACGTGCTGCGCAATACCGACAAGGTGCACCTCGTGCCGTTCGGGGAATACTTGCCGTTCCAGTCATTCCTCGAGTCTATCGGCATCGAGCAATTGACGCGGGTGAGGGGCGGCTTCGCATCCGGCAGCGCGTTCAGCGGGCTCGAAGTGCCCGGCGCCGGCCTTGCCGCACCGCTGGTATGTTATGAAGTTATCTTTTCTGGAAAGGTAATTCCGGGTGGACCCCGCCCCACCTGGCTCCTCAACCTCACCAATGACGCCTGGTTCGGAACCACACCCGGGCCCTATCAGCACTTTGTGCAGGCTCGCTTGCGCGCCATCGAGGAAGGCCTTCCCCTGGTGCGTGCAGCCAATACGGGCATTTCGGCGATCATTGATCCTATGGGTCGTATTGTCGCAGGATCGCGCCTCGGCGAATCGAGCCTCGTCGATGGTCCCTTGCCGAAGCCGCTTGAAACGGTTCCGCTTGCGGCGCGTTTCAACCTTGCACTGCTTGCCGGCTTGCTGATGGGTTCAATGCTACTTGCGATAGCGCCTTCAAGCCGCTGGATTACACGCAAAGGTTGA
- a CDS encoding CBS domain containing protein (PFAM: CBS domain containing protein; transporter-associated region~KEGG: rpd:RPD_0239 putative HlyC/CorC family of transporters): MSNIDQPTTETSAEPQSFLDRLRALLGTFRPHGSLRTDLVEVLDAAEAPEEEGEFTPSERKMLRNILHLKEVGIGDIMVPRAEIVAVRKDVSLGELLKLFVGVGHSRLVVYDDTLDDPVGMVHIRDLIAFLAGDLTSQPGNKLDLGAVNLDGSLEDAGLIRRILYVPPSMPAVDLLVAMQAARTHLALVIDEYGGTDGLVSIEDVVEEIVGEIEDEHDEAAETLLIRQPDGSFLADARTPLEAAVEVLGPTFASEEAMEEVDSLGGLLVMVASRVPKQGEVIALPGGFEAEVLEADPRRVKKLRVIPPREDAPVPATESSTSDL, from the coding sequence ATGTCCAACATCGACCAGCCAACGACCGAGACCAGCGCGGAACCGCAAAGTTTTCTCGATCGATTGCGTGCCCTCCTCGGCACGTTCCGCCCGCACGGCTCGCTCCGCACTGACCTCGTGGAGGTGCTGGACGCGGCGGAAGCACCCGAGGAGGAAGGGGAATTCACCCCGTCCGAGCGCAAGATGCTGCGCAACATCCTCCACCTCAAGGAGGTGGGCATCGGCGACATCATGGTGCCCCGCGCCGAGATCGTCGCCGTGCGCAAGGATGTTTCGCTGGGCGAGTTGCTGAAGCTGTTCGTCGGCGTCGGCCATTCGCGCCTCGTGGTCTATGACGACACGCTGGACGACCCCGTGGGCATGGTCCACATTCGCGACCTCATCGCTTTCCTCGCCGGCGACCTGACCAGCCAGCCGGGCAACAAGCTCGACCTTGGCGCGGTCAATCTCGACGGTTCGCTGGAGGACGCCGGGCTCATCCGCCGCATCCTCTATGTGCCGCCCTCCATGCCGGCGGTGGACCTGCTGGTCGCCATGCAGGCGGCGCGCACCCATCTCGCCCTCGTCATCGACGAATATGGCGGCACCGACGGCCTCGTTTCCATCGAGGACGTGGTGGAGGAGATCGTCGGCGAGATCGAGGACGAGCACGACGAGGCGGCCGAGACCCTACTCATCCGCCAGCCGGACGGCAGCTTCCTCGCCGATGCGCGCACGCCGCTGGAAGCCGCCGTCGAGGTGCTCGGCCCCACATTTGCGTCCGAGGAGGCCATGGAAGAGGTGGACAGCCTGGGCGGCCTCCTGGTCATGGTGGCCTCGCGGGTGCCCAAGCAGGGGGAGGTGATCGCCCTGCCCGGCGGCTTCGAGGCGGAGGTGCTGGAGGCGGACCCGCGCCGGGTGAAGAAGCTGCGCGTCATTCCCCCGCGGGAAGACGCGCCGGTGCCCGCCACCGAATCCAGCACATCCGACCTGTAG
- a CDS encoding Methionine adenosyltransferase (PFAM: S-adenosylmethionine synthetase~KEGG: rpe:RPE_4204 methionine adenosyltransferase): MARQSYLFTSESVSEGHPDKVCDRISDEVVDTFFRTAEVEGWDPSQIRVACETLATTNKVVIAGETRGPSSITRDLLSHAARLAIKSIGYEQQGFHWETADIDVLLHAQSADIAQGVDIAGNKDEGAGDQGIMFGYAVRETPELMPAPIYYAHKILKTLAEARHSGETHALGPDAKSQVTVRYEGGKPVGVTQIVLSTQHLDENLSSHDVKSIVEPYISATLPEGWISKDTVWHVNPTGKFVIGGPDGDCGLTGRKIIVDTYGGAAPHGGGAFSGKDPTKVDRSAAYAARYLAKNVVAAGLADRATIQLAYAIGVSDPLAVYVDLHGTGNVDEAKLETVLREVMNLRPRGIREHLGLTKPIYARTAAYGHFGRAPEADGGFSWEKTDLVDALKSAVA, translated from the coding sequence ATGGCGCGTCAGTCCTATCTGTTCACCAGTGAGTCGGTTTCCGAAGGCCACCCTGACAAGGTCTGCGACCGCATTTCCGACGAAGTGGTGGATACCTTTTTCCGAACGGCCGAAGTCGAGGGCTGGGACCCCAGCCAGATCCGTGTGGCGTGCGAGACGCTCGCCACCACCAACAAGGTGGTGATCGCCGGCGAGACCCGCGGCCCCTCTTCCATCACCCGCGACCTGCTGTCCCATGCTGCCCGCCTTGCCATCAAGTCGATTGGCTATGAACAGCAGGGCTTCCACTGGGAAACGGCGGACATCGATGTCCTGCTGCATGCCCAGTCGGCCGACATTGCCCAGGGCGTCGACATCGCCGGCAACAAGGACGAAGGCGCCGGCGACCAGGGCATCATGTTCGGCTATGCCGTGCGCGAAACGCCGGAGCTGATGCCTGCCCCGATCTACTACGCGCACAAGATCCTCAAGACCCTGGCCGAAGCCCGCCATTCCGGCGAGACTCACGCCCTCGGCCCCGACGCCAAGAGCCAGGTCACCGTTCGCTACGAGGGCGGCAAGCCGGTTGGCGTCACCCAGATCGTGCTGTCCACCCAGCACCTGGATGAGAACCTGTCGTCCCACGACGTGAAGTCCATCGTTGAGCCCTATATCAGCGCCACGCTGCCCGAGGGCTGGATCTCCAAGGACACGGTCTGGCACGTCAATCCCACCGGCAAGTTCGTGATCGGCGGGCCGGACGGCGACTGCGGCCTTACCGGGCGCAAGATCATCGTGGACACCTACGGCGGCGCGGCTCCCCACGGCGGTGGCGCCTTCTCCGGCAAGGATCCCACCAAGGTCGACCGCTCCGCGGCCTATGCCGCGCGCTACCTCGCCAAGAACGTGGTTGCGGCTGGCCTCGCGGACCGCGCCACCATCCAGCTGGCCTATGCCATCGGCGTGTCCGACCCGCTGGCGGTCTATGTGGACCTGCACGGCACCGGCAACGTGGACGAGGCCAAGCTCGAGACCGTGCTGCGGGAAGTGATGAACCTGCGTCCCCGCGGCATTCGCGAGCATCTGGGCCTGACCAAGCCCATCTATGCCCGCACCGCCGCCTATGGTCATTTCGGCCGCGCGCCGGAAGCGGATGGCGGCTTCTCCTGGGAGAAGACCGACCTCGTGGACGCCCTCAAGTCGGCGGTCGCCTGA